Below is a window of Drosophila miranda strain MSH22 chromosome 3, D.miranda_PacBio2.1, whole genome shotgun sequence DNA.
cgtggcaacaaccgcaataacaagtcgcctagaagcgaataacatacaccctgcaatcaacgtctggatcaaaaacctcataagttgtagacgggtgcaatcggagtggggcaccgcttccatggtaaagggggcacacagaggcacacctcaaggtggagtcctatcgccactactgtggaatttggtggtcgacgacctcattaagagatttgaaaggaaggccccaaaaataacagcctatgcagatgacataagcatacttattacgggtgtatgttcatcgaccctcagctccataatggaacgtacactcagggagatacgtgagtgggcggaagaggtaggactcagtatcaacgcggacaagacggacctcatcctctttaccaagaggtacaaggtaccgatatggaaccccccgaaaattgaccaaactaggctgactccaaaatcacaggtgaaatacctaggcacagtactggacagcaagctggcatggaggcccaatgtagtggaaagggtgaagaaggctaccattgcgctttatgcatccaagaagatgctcagcagcacatggggcctgtcacctgctctaatgcactggatctacatctcggtggtgcgaccaactctgctgtatggagccttagtgtggtggcaggctattgaaaagaagacataccataagcttatggaaaagactcagcgacaggctctgctctgtattacaggggcgctgaggtcaaccccaacaaaagcactcgaaactatactcggaatcgaccccctggacattcacgctcgcctgattgcgggaaaggcagcacaacgccttatagcatcaggaaacctatccatacaaggatacgggcacagttcaattggcagggacatgaccagatcaactgattacatgaccccccaaacttgccttgacgtcaaaacaaccacatctttgggacctgaagactggaaaattggaagggaccaaactgagcacctcaatatatacacagacggctccaagatggaaggaggagtaggagcgggcctatactgtacagaccctgagataaggctgtcgtataagctaccgaaccaatgcagcatattccaggcagtaATGTTAGTGCGGGTAATGTTAGTGTTTTAGCCAGTAagtgaataaactttataatgtattaatctaccgctttgctttcgctggcaaattccccatgtaggacgccccggacaaaggggccattccgtcattaaatcgaacggtttggaatggccatggtagggtgggcgacacgacctcgacaacaccggaggcggagttgagatacctttccagcacacatccacaattctattcagggataaacagtgtctcccggttaagcattttcgtcgtgacacgctacttcattcgcggtataatgcgtataggccaccagcaggaggggggcaagaacatcactccaatagccgacgagcagaggccggaaacccaaagcgtgtgcttcccttcgctgaatgacagctagcctggcaggatttatatacacagacgtgcgTAGATGACACGTTACATTTatgaatcatagatatagtaTTATAACTTTTTTTAAATCAAAACGACGCGTCGCGACGTTAGAAAGTGAGCGATTTAAGAAGATCAAGACATCTGAGCTGCAACACCTTTATATTTAATATGTCTGACGAGCTGTGAGTAACATTTTGAATTAATGTGGCGGGAAACAGCTTTCGTTACACAGTCTGTGCTCTTACGCTTACATTTGTACGCTATTTTTGTTCTTTTGCATTTAAGACTCGTTTTGTTGTATACCgttttttcatttcatttcattttttcaTTTCGTCGaggaaaatgttttcgttttgcaGCAAAGATggctgttagactaatattcgaagAAAATTAGCATTAAAGTTACTGAAAGAACGGCTGGCAAAaaccctctagctgaaccctccacgagggtgccggctgggcaatggacactgcattatcccgggcgaggataatgcactgtcgcttgccttgcccggggtaatgcagtatCTAGCAAAGGCTATGGTCCATCGTCTTCCCGATCTAAAGTCGGGGGAATTGAACcaaggccatggctagaggtgcctggcggccaggcataaaacgctagggggtggtccccccgaaaaacattaaccggtatggaccttcgggccaaatatggaggtaGATAAGGAGCaaacacgggttgggatgtcaacccaaacgtcggtggaaagcgtgactgctaccaccggcgggcacggggaggagcaatcctctctgcgtgtcgccagcggtcacacctcgggcatggcgggagcaggtcatgtcagttgtaatactactgccacaaaaacgaTGCGTTGCAGGGTGAGCCGCGCGGGTGCCGTTGTCGATGCAGACTCGgacctggagagcgtgctattccttagcaagaccgaagaggaaagccttctctgctcgccggaaccaggtaccagctccctgcgtagggaagggccgaagcgttccagggaggggatgaaggcaaaAGCTCAGTATAAGGCGGCCCTCAAGTTACTGAGCCGGCTCCAGGGCAAGGCGGATATCTCCCAAGAGGAGAAGTCTAAGCTAGCCTTGGCTGAGCAACGGGTACAGGAGGGTCGCGAACACTACGCGCAGCTGCCCCAGATGAAGGCAACAAACGGTGGATTCGCCAACAAGGTGAAGGAGATGTTGGCCACacagaggcaacgctcgatcgaGAGTTCTGCCAAAGACACttcggcgagcaagcggcaacgcgggcccaaggaGGAATGTAGGAGGACCCCAGCGCCCACGTTCGAAGGAGCAGGATGGCTGAACGGGGTCAAGATCCTCAAATGGTGCCCCTACTGGAAgctctgtgggagggggccaagctggaggtggtagacagggagctgatcccgtccataccaaaggcgaaggtgctcatccccattgctgtccagggggagcgagcactgaagctgctgcagaggcaaaatccggacgtgccaacggctGATTGGAAGGTTCTGCATgccggtagcccactacccaattAGGGGGCCAGCACGTGATCCTCCAGATCAGCAAGGTGGCGGAGGACAtcctgtatcccaagttcgggaagatggcgtggggcgtaggtagcgtatacctacggctgaaaaagcgccaccccgaGGATAAAGATGCGCACACCCTCCAGACAGGCGAGGTCGAGAAGGACCTAGGTCTGGAgaccatagtggaggccgcacagggtcttgcgctggacgactcggaggaggaggaagacggtgacggtgacctgacaatcatagtcaacccgtcgtgcgaggttgagttagccacccatgacactaagggtgctgcaactcaatctccataaaagcaaggtagcgtcggcggagctcctcattgccatggagcaagggcccgccgacatagctttagtccaggagccgtggattgcgtcaggcaactctgtggccggactaaagtcctcaaattacagccttctctactcaacatcggtaagcaggaacagaaccgccgtactcgtacggaagggaatccatgctcatcttatgtctcattacagcacggatgtcctgacggtggtgatgctggagagcgaggaaaagcgcctaatggcagcttcctgctacatggcacacgacaggcccgccccgccggaagaacttaggagtctggtgacagaagccggctccaaaaatctccaactcctcatcggtgcagacgccaacgcccatcacaatgtgtggggaagccctgacaccaacgatagaggtgagtcactcctagactttatcttatccactaacttagatgtagcaaacgtgggggaggaacacaccttcgtgggtcccacctcgtcaaacgtgctagacctaactcttgtcacgggaaagagtaccttggtatctgactggagagtcctcgaaagaccatccttctcagaccataagtacattcagttcaattgcgaattcaaacactcttcgaagataacagtctatagaaacccccgaaacacaaactgggtaaagtttaaaaagactgttacttcgaagctcgcgaatccgggctcagtgaaatccgcggaggatatagagaagtccctaaagaccctatccaacgagttactgaacgcctaccatgcatcgtgcaaaccctcgagaacgaagaggaggtccaagccactctggtggaaccgagatctctctctccaaaggaacaacctcaaggaattcttcaagatcgccaaacaagcgaacgaaaaGATTGTCAAagaggaatataaaatcctactaggagctacaagaaggaaatacgtaaggcacaaaggaactcgtggagaaacttctgctccaacattgagaaagtgcccgaaaccgctaggctccggaagctgctctcaaagcagcccacagtacagagccaactaaaactagacaacggacagtggacagagggcagtaaagaagccctaacagcactaatggaggcgcacttccctggatgcaccgaggtcactgacgccaaggagcatcaggacctagcaactgaggaacagcaccccccaataggtctgttaaccactaagagaatccactgggccatagactccttcgcggccataaaagcaccaggactggacgggatattcccagccatgatgcagttgaccaaggaggttattaccccatggctcttcgcaatatactcagcatgcctaagtacaggctatatccccatccaatggagaacctcgagggttgtcttcctccctaaggcaggaaagtgcagccacgtgagtcccaaggattacagaccgataagccttaccttctttctactaaaaacactagaaaagctgttggatttacacatcaggaatgaggtagggggactgatgtcaataaaccaacac
It encodes the following:
- the LOC117188157 gene encoding uncharacterized protein LOC117188157, whose amino-acid sequence is MKAKAQYKAALKLLSRLQGKADISQEEKSKLALAEQRVQEGREHYAQLPQMKATNGGFANKVKEMLATQRQRSIESSAKDTSASKRQRGPKEECRRTPAPTFEGAGWLNGVKILKWCPYWKLCGRGPSWRW